The Silurus meridionalis isolate SWU-2019-XX chromosome 16, ASM1480568v1, whole genome shotgun sequence genome has a segment encoding these proteins:
- the gp9 gene encoding glycoprotein IX (platelet), protein MISGIVKAVVLLLLVSSVSSSCSCSRSPSLGLSVNCSSQDLYHIPDFPSNTTELYLQHNRLATVPPGFFDKFSKLRVVDLSENPFHCSCDVQYLRSWLLRNRDLTAGSPPTCSSPVSRAHRAIISLGETEFSSCMKKSCSGTVSNLVLVFLLCGVLGLLVWSLCLAKGLGVTLGIGEKHGSFHTESLRSLKPKHRATVKYLSQWSEDLETPLLNMDILPQILDTLHKHHNIKIKDS, encoded by the coding sequence ATGATCTCAGGTATTGTCAAAGCTgtcgttcttcttcttcttgtgaGCAGCGTCTCGTCATCCTGCAGCTGCTCGAGGTCTCCATCATTAGGTCTGAGCGTGAACTGCAGCTCACAAGATCTCTACCATATTCCTGATTTCCCATCAAACACCACTGAGCTCTATCTGCAGCACAACCGACTGGCCACGGTTCCTCCAGGGTTCTTTGACAAGTTCTCAAAGCTCCGTGTGGTGGATCTGTCAGAGAATCCTTTCCACTGCAGCTGTGATGTTCAGTACCTGAGATCCTGGCTGCTGAGGAACCGAGACCTGACGGCCGGAAGTCCACCGACGTGTTCTTCTCCGGTGTCTCGAGCGCACAGAGCCATCATTAGCCTGGGAGAGACCGAGTTCTCATCATGCATGAAGAAGAGCTGTTCAGGTACAGTTTCTAACCTGGTGTTAGTGTTCCTACTGTGTGGAGTTCTGGGACTGTTGGTGTGGAGCCTCTGTCTGGCCAAAGGGCTGGGGGTCACTCTGGGCATCGGAGAGAAACACGGGAGCTTCCATACCGAATCTCTGCGCTCGCTCAAACCCAAACACAGAGCCACGGTCAAGTACTTATCACAGTGGAGTGAGGATCTGGAGACACCTCTCCTCAACATGGACATCCTCCCACAGATCCTCGACACGCTCCACAAACATCACAATATCAAGATCAAAGACTCCTGA
- the cnbpa gene encoding CCHC-type zinc finger, nucleic acid binding protein a yields MDMSSSECFGCGRSGHWVKNCPNAGRGRGRGRGRDLFCYRCGEQGHIARDCEQTEDACYNCHRSGHISRDCKEPKKEREQCCYNCGKAGHVARDCDHANEQKCYSCGGFGHIQKLCDKVKCYRCGEIGHVAVQCSKASEVNCYNCGKTGHLARECTIEASA; encoded by the exons ATGGATATGagcagcagtgagtgttttGGATGCGGTCGCTCAGGGCACTGGGTGAAGAACTGCCCCAATGCGGGGCGTGGCCGTGGGCGTGGCAGAGGTCGAG atCTGTTCTGTTACCGGTGTGGAGAACAGGGACATATTGCCCGTGATTGTGAACAGACTGAGGATG CGTGTTATAACTGTCACCGGAGTGGTCATATCTCCCGGGACTGTAAGGAGCCGAAGAAGGAGCGTGAGCAGTGCTGCTATAACTGCGGTAAAGCCGGACATGTGGCCCGAGACTGCGACCACGCTAACGAGCAGAAGTGTTACTCCTGCGGTGGATTCGGACACATCCAGAAACTGTGTGACAAAGTCAAGTGCTACCG GTGTGGTGAGATTGGTCACGTGGCGGTGCAGTGCAGTAAGGCCAGTGAGGTGAACTGCTATAACTGCGGGAAGACGGGTCACCTGGCGCGGGAGTGTACCATCGAGGCCTCGGCGTAA